Proteins encoded in a region of the Ranitomeya imitator isolate aRanImi1 chromosome 9, aRanImi1.pri, whole genome shotgun sequence genome:
- the MMP15 gene encoding matrix metalloproteinase-15 isoform X1: MADSGATASGRGARRAPGLLLGCSVLLLSCQRYAAGGEDDPRAEAWLRLYGYLPPASRQMSTLRSAHSLSAAIAEMQRFYGIPVSGELDASTREWMQKPRCGVPDQLGSRTKFSMRRKRYAHTGRKWNQLQLTYSIQNHSARLGVYNSQDAVRRAFAVWSGVTPLTFSEVPYESLLQRQTGADILILFASGFHGDSSPFDGPGGFLAHAYFPGPGMGGDAHFDLEEPWTVDNSDLSGNHLFLVAVHELGHSLGLEHSNNPTAIMAPFYQWMDTENFQLPEDDRRGIQQLYGGPGGETPSTPPIPTPGRPDRRPPKIPSGGKPERPGNAPPRRPDQYGPDICEGNFDAVAVLRGEMFVFKGAWFWRLRNKRVLDHYPMPIGHFWRGLPANISAVYERDDGKFVFFKGDKFWLFREANLEPGYPQPLSSLGYGIPYDRIDTAIFWEPTGYTYFFRGDSYWRFSEKTRSVDIGYPKSIKVWAGIPDSPKGAYMESDTSYTYFYRGVKYWKFDNQRLKTEPGYPKSMLRDFMGCQEEVSREPDAAPRWPDVERPPFNPDVGPEEEDVGGHDVDVVIHIDEYTRAVSVAMVIVPLLLLLCVLGLIYVIVQMHRKGPPRSLRYCKRSLQEWV; encoded by the exons ATGGCGGACAGCGGGGCCACAGCTAGCGGGCGAGGAGCTCGCCGGGCCccggggctgctgctgggctgcagcgtcctcctcctctcctgtcAGCGATACGCGGCCGGCGGCGAGGACGATCCCCGGGCGGAG GCCTGGCTGCGGCTCTATGGCTACCTGCCCCCGGCCAGCCGCCAGATGTCCACCCTGCGCTCCGCACACAGCCTGTCCGCCGCCATCGCCGAAATGCAGCGCTTCTACGGGATCCCGGTGTCCGGAGAGCTGGATGCCAGCACGAGAGA GTGGATGCAGAAGCCGCGCTGCGGGGTCCCCGACCAGCTGGGGAGCAGAACCAAGTTCAGCATGCGCAGGAAGCGGTACGCCCACACCGGGCGCAAGTGGAACCAGCTGCAGCTGACGTACAG TATACAGAACCACTCTGCACGGCTCGGTGTGTATAACTCGCAGGACGCCGTACGGAGAGCCTTCGCTGTGTGGTCGGGAGTGACACCTCTCACCTTCTCAGAAGTCCCATATGAGAGCTTACTTCAGCGCCAGACTGGTGCCGACATCCTTATTCTCTTTGCCTCCGGATTCCATGGTGACAGCTCTCCCTTTGATGGTCCCGGTGGTTTCCTGGCACACGCTTACTTCCCTGGACCGGGAATGGGTGGTGACGCTCATTTTGACTTAGAAGAACCTTGGACCGTGGACAACAGTGACTTGTCAG GGAATCACCTCTTCCTGGTGGCCGTCCATGAGCTTGGACACTCGCTGGGCCTGGAGCACTCTAATAACCCCACTGCTATCATGGCGCCGTTCTACCAGTGGATGGACACCGAGAACTTCCAGCTGCCTGAGGACGACAGGCGTGGAATCCAGCAGCTGTATG GAGGTCCAGGCGGTGAGACCCCGAGCACCCCGCCGATTCCAACTCCTGGCCGCCCTGACAGGAGACCCCCAAAAATACCATCGGGAGGAAAGCCAGAGCGGCCTGGAAATGCCCCCCCTAGAAGGCCGGACCAGTATGGACCCGATATCTGTGAGGGAAACTTTGATGCAGTGGCCGTCCTGAGAGGGGAGATGTTTGTCTTCAAG GGTGCCTGGTTCTGGAGATTGCGTAACAAGCGGGTGTTGGATCACTATCCCATGCCGATCGGCCATTTCTGGAGAGGACTCCCGGCCAATATCAGCGCCGTATACGAGAGAGACGATGggaagtttgttttttttaaag GGGATAAGTTCTGGTTGTTCCGTGAGGCCAATCTAGAGCCTGGGTATCCGCAGCCGCTGAGCAGCCTGGGCTATGGCATCCCCTACGATAGAATTGACACGGCCATATTCTGGGAGCCCACCGGATACACCTACTTCTTTCGGGGAGACAG TTACTGGCGTTTCAGTGAGAAGACTCGCTCTGTAGATATAGGTTATCCCAAATCCATAAAGGTCTGGGCTGGGATTCCCGACTCCCCTAAGGGCGCCTACATGGAATCAGACACTT CTTACACGTATTTTTACAGAGGGGTCAAGTACTGGAAGTTTGACAACCAGCGACTGAAGACGGAGCCCGGATACCCCAAGTCCATGTTGAGAGACTTCATGGGCTGCCAGGAGGAAGTGTCCCGAGAGCCAGATGCTGCCCCCCGCTGGCCAGATGTGGAGCGGCCGCCATTTAACCCTGATGTTGGGCCCGAGGAGGAGGATGTCGGTGGCCATGATGTGGATGTTGTCATCCATATTGATGAATACACGCGGGCGGTCAGTGTTGCCATGGTTATTGTGCCCCTTCTCCTGCTGCTATGCGTCCTGGGATTGATCTATGTCATTGTTCAGATGCACAGGAAAGGCCCCCCCCGGTCTCTGCGATACTGCAAGCGCTCCCTGCAGGAATGGGTGTGA
- the MMP15 gene encoding matrix metalloproteinase-15 isoform X2, whose protein sequence is MADSGATASGRGARRAPGLLLGCSVLLLSCQRYAAGGEDDPRAEAWLRLYGYLPPASRQMSTLRSAHSLSAAIAEMQRFYGIPVSGELDASTRDIQNHSARLGVYNSQDAVRRAFAVWSGVTPLTFSEVPYESLLQRQTGADILILFASGFHGDSSPFDGPGGFLAHAYFPGPGMGGDAHFDLEEPWTVDNSDLSGNHLFLVAVHELGHSLGLEHSNNPTAIMAPFYQWMDTENFQLPEDDRRGIQQLYGGPGGETPSTPPIPTPGRPDRRPPKIPSGGKPERPGNAPPRRPDQYGPDICEGNFDAVAVLRGEMFVFKGAWFWRLRNKRVLDHYPMPIGHFWRGLPANISAVYERDDGKFVFFKGDKFWLFREANLEPGYPQPLSSLGYGIPYDRIDTAIFWEPTGYTYFFRGDSYWRFSEKTRSVDIGYPKSIKVWAGIPDSPKGAYMESDTSYTYFYRGVKYWKFDNQRLKTEPGYPKSMLRDFMGCQEEVSREPDAAPRWPDVERPPFNPDVGPEEEDVGGHDVDVVIHIDEYTRAVSVAMVIVPLLLLLCVLGLIYVIVQMHRKGPPRSLRYCKRSLQEWV, encoded by the exons ATGGCGGACAGCGGGGCCACAGCTAGCGGGCGAGGAGCTCGCCGGGCCccggggctgctgctgggctgcagcgtcctcctcctctcctgtcAGCGATACGCGGCCGGCGGCGAGGACGATCCCCGGGCGGAG GCCTGGCTGCGGCTCTATGGCTACCTGCCCCCGGCCAGCCGCCAGATGTCCACCCTGCGCTCCGCACACAGCCTGTCCGCCGCCATCGCCGAAATGCAGCGCTTCTACGGGATCCCGGTGTCCGGAGAGCTGGATGCCAGCACGAGAGA TATACAGAACCACTCTGCACGGCTCGGTGTGTATAACTCGCAGGACGCCGTACGGAGAGCCTTCGCTGTGTGGTCGGGAGTGACACCTCTCACCTTCTCAGAAGTCCCATATGAGAGCTTACTTCAGCGCCAGACTGGTGCCGACATCCTTATTCTCTTTGCCTCCGGATTCCATGGTGACAGCTCTCCCTTTGATGGTCCCGGTGGTTTCCTGGCACACGCTTACTTCCCTGGACCGGGAATGGGTGGTGACGCTCATTTTGACTTAGAAGAACCTTGGACCGTGGACAACAGTGACTTGTCAG GGAATCACCTCTTCCTGGTGGCCGTCCATGAGCTTGGACACTCGCTGGGCCTGGAGCACTCTAATAACCCCACTGCTATCATGGCGCCGTTCTACCAGTGGATGGACACCGAGAACTTCCAGCTGCCTGAGGACGACAGGCGTGGAATCCAGCAGCTGTATG GAGGTCCAGGCGGTGAGACCCCGAGCACCCCGCCGATTCCAACTCCTGGCCGCCCTGACAGGAGACCCCCAAAAATACCATCGGGAGGAAAGCCAGAGCGGCCTGGAAATGCCCCCCCTAGAAGGCCGGACCAGTATGGACCCGATATCTGTGAGGGAAACTTTGATGCAGTGGCCGTCCTGAGAGGGGAGATGTTTGTCTTCAAG GGTGCCTGGTTCTGGAGATTGCGTAACAAGCGGGTGTTGGATCACTATCCCATGCCGATCGGCCATTTCTGGAGAGGACTCCCGGCCAATATCAGCGCCGTATACGAGAGAGACGATGggaagtttgttttttttaaag GGGATAAGTTCTGGTTGTTCCGTGAGGCCAATCTAGAGCCTGGGTATCCGCAGCCGCTGAGCAGCCTGGGCTATGGCATCCCCTACGATAGAATTGACACGGCCATATTCTGGGAGCCCACCGGATACACCTACTTCTTTCGGGGAGACAG TTACTGGCGTTTCAGTGAGAAGACTCGCTCTGTAGATATAGGTTATCCCAAATCCATAAAGGTCTGGGCTGGGATTCCCGACTCCCCTAAGGGCGCCTACATGGAATCAGACACTT CTTACACGTATTTTTACAGAGGGGTCAAGTACTGGAAGTTTGACAACCAGCGACTGAAGACGGAGCCCGGATACCCCAAGTCCATGTTGAGAGACTTCATGGGCTGCCAGGAGGAAGTGTCCCGAGAGCCAGATGCTGCCCCCCGCTGGCCAGATGTGGAGCGGCCGCCATTTAACCCTGATGTTGGGCCCGAGGAGGAGGATGTCGGTGGCCATGATGTGGATGTTGTCATCCATATTGATGAATACACGCGGGCGGTCAGTGTTGCCATGGTTATTGTGCCCCTTCTCCTGCTGCTATGCGTCCTGGGATTGATCTATGTCATTGTTCAGATGCACAGGAAAGGCCCCCCCCGGTCTCTGCGATACTGCAAGCGCTCCCTGCAGGAATGGGTGTGA
- the MMP15 gene encoding matrix metalloproteinase-15 isoform X3: MADSGATASGRGARRAPGLLLGCSVLLLSCQRYAAGGEDDPRAEAWLRLYGYLPPASRQMSTLRSAHSLSAAIAEMQRFYGIPVSGELDASTREWMQKPRCGVPDQLGSRTKFSMRRKRYAHTGRKWNQLQLTYSIQNHSARLGVYNSQDAVRRAFAVWSGVTPLTFSEVPYESLLQRQTGADILILFASGFHGDSSPFDGPGGFLAHAYFPGPGMGGDAHFDLEEPWTVDNSDLSGNHLFLVAVHELGHSLGLEHSNNPTAIMAPFYQWMDTENFQLPEDDRRGIQQLYGGPGGETPSTPPIPTPGRPDRRPPKIPSGGKPERPGNAPPRRPDQYGPDICEGNFDAVAVLRGEMFVFKGAWFWRLRNKRVLDHYPMPIGHFWRGLPANISAVYERDDGKFVFFKGDKFWLFREANLEPGYPQPLSSLGYGIPYDRIDTAIFWEPTGYTYFFRGDSYWRFSEKTRSVDIGYPKSIKVWAGIPDSPKGAYMESDTSSSPPHDTRVVLIVCLSSPQLTRIFTEGSSTGSLTTSD; this comes from the exons ATGGCGGACAGCGGGGCCACAGCTAGCGGGCGAGGAGCTCGCCGGGCCccggggctgctgctgggctgcagcgtcctcctcctctcctgtcAGCGATACGCGGCCGGCGGCGAGGACGATCCCCGGGCGGAG GCCTGGCTGCGGCTCTATGGCTACCTGCCCCCGGCCAGCCGCCAGATGTCCACCCTGCGCTCCGCACACAGCCTGTCCGCCGCCATCGCCGAAATGCAGCGCTTCTACGGGATCCCGGTGTCCGGAGAGCTGGATGCCAGCACGAGAGA GTGGATGCAGAAGCCGCGCTGCGGGGTCCCCGACCAGCTGGGGAGCAGAACCAAGTTCAGCATGCGCAGGAAGCGGTACGCCCACACCGGGCGCAAGTGGAACCAGCTGCAGCTGACGTACAG TATACAGAACCACTCTGCACGGCTCGGTGTGTATAACTCGCAGGACGCCGTACGGAGAGCCTTCGCTGTGTGGTCGGGAGTGACACCTCTCACCTTCTCAGAAGTCCCATATGAGAGCTTACTTCAGCGCCAGACTGGTGCCGACATCCTTATTCTCTTTGCCTCCGGATTCCATGGTGACAGCTCTCCCTTTGATGGTCCCGGTGGTTTCCTGGCACACGCTTACTTCCCTGGACCGGGAATGGGTGGTGACGCTCATTTTGACTTAGAAGAACCTTGGACCGTGGACAACAGTGACTTGTCAG GGAATCACCTCTTCCTGGTGGCCGTCCATGAGCTTGGACACTCGCTGGGCCTGGAGCACTCTAATAACCCCACTGCTATCATGGCGCCGTTCTACCAGTGGATGGACACCGAGAACTTCCAGCTGCCTGAGGACGACAGGCGTGGAATCCAGCAGCTGTATG GAGGTCCAGGCGGTGAGACCCCGAGCACCCCGCCGATTCCAACTCCTGGCCGCCCTGACAGGAGACCCCCAAAAATACCATCGGGAGGAAAGCCAGAGCGGCCTGGAAATGCCCCCCCTAGAAGGCCGGACCAGTATGGACCCGATATCTGTGAGGGAAACTTTGATGCAGTGGCCGTCCTGAGAGGGGAGATGTTTGTCTTCAAG GGTGCCTGGTTCTGGAGATTGCGTAACAAGCGGGTGTTGGATCACTATCCCATGCCGATCGGCCATTTCTGGAGAGGACTCCCGGCCAATATCAGCGCCGTATACGAGAGAGACGATGggaagtttgttttttttaaag GGGATAAGTTCTGGTTGTTCCGTGAGGCCAATCTAGAGCCTGGGTATCCGCAGCCGCTGAGCAGCCTGGGCTATGGCATCCCCTACGATAGAATTGACACGGCCATATTCTGGGAGCCCACCGGATACACCTACTTCTTTCGGGGAGACAG TTACTGGCGTTTCAGTGAGAAGACTCGCTCTGTAGATATAGGTTATCCCAAATCCATAAAGGTCTGGGCTGGGATTCCCGACTCCCCTAAGGGCGCCTACATGGAATCAGACACTT CCTCGTCCCCCCCTCATGATACGAGGGTGGTGCTGATTGTTTGTCTCTCGTCTCCGCAGCTTACACGTATTTTTACAGAGGGGTCAAGTACTGGAAGTTTGACAACCAGCGACTGA
- the MMP15 gene encoding matrix metalloproteinase-15 isoform X4, which translates to MQKPRCGVPDQLGSRTKFSMRRKRYAHTGRKWNQLQLTYSIQNHSARLGVYNSQDAVRRAFAVWSGVTPLTFSEVPYESLLQRQTGADILILFASGFHGDSSPFDGPGGFLAHAYFPGPGMGGDAHFDLEEPWTVDNSDLSGNHLFLVAVHELGHSLGLEHSNNPTAIMAPFYQWMDTENFQLPEDDRRGIQQLYGGPGGETPSTPPIPTPGRPDRRPPKIPSGGKPERPGNAPPRRPDQYGPDICEGNFDAVAVLRGEMFVFKGAWFWRLRNKRVLDHYPMPIGHFWRGLPANISAVYERDDGKFVFFKGDKFWLFREANLEPGYPQPLSSLGYGIPYDRIDTAIFWEPTGYTYFFRGDSYWRFSEKTRSVDIGYPKSIKVWAGIPDSPKGAYMESDTSYTYFYRGVKYWKFDNQRLKTEPGYPKSMLRDFMGCQEEVSREPDAAPRWPDVERPPFNPDVGPEEEDVGGHDVDVVIHIDEYTRAVSVAMVIVPLLLLLCVLGLIYVIVQMHRKGPPRSLRYCKRSLQEWV; encoded by the exons ATGCAGAAGCCGCGCTGCGGGGTCCCCGACCAGCTGGGGAGCAGAACCAAGTTCAGCATGCGCAGGAAGCGGTACGCCCACACCGGGCGCAAGTGGAACCAGCTGCAGCTGACGTACAG TATACAGAACCACTCTGCACGGCTCGGTGTGTATAACTCGCAGGACGCCGTACGGAGAGCCTTCGCTGTGTGGTCGGGAGTGACACCTCTCACCTTCTCAGAAGTCCCATATGAGAGCTTACTTCAGCGCCAGACTGGTGCCGACATCCTTATTCTCTTTGCCTCCGGATTCCATGGTGACAGCTCTCCCTTTGATGGTCCCGGTGGTTTCCTGGCACACGCTTACTTCCCTGGACCGGGAATGGGTGGTGACGCTCATTTTGACTTAGAAGAACCTTGGACCGTGGACAACAGTGACTTGTCAG GGAATCACCTCTTCCTGGTGGCCGTCCATGAGCTTGGACACTCGCTGGGCCTGGAGCACTCTAATAACCCCACTGCTATCATGGCGCCGTTCTACCAGTGGATGGACACCGAGAACTTCCAGCTGCCTGAGGACGACAGGCGTGGAATCCAGCAGCTGTATG GAGGTCCAGGCGGTGAGACCCCGAGCACCCCGCCGATTCCAACTCCTGGCCGCCCTGACAGGAGACCCCCAAAAATACCATCGGGAGGAAAGCCAGAGCGGCCTGGAAATGCCCCCCCTAGAAGGCCGGACCAGTATGGACCCGATATCTGTGAGGGAAACTTTGATGCAGTGGCCGTCCTGAGAGGGGAGATGTTTGTCTTCAAG GGTGCCTGGTTCTGGAGATTGCGTAACAAGCGGGTGTTGGATCACTATCCCATGCCGATCGGCCATTTCTGGAGAGGACTCCCGGCCAATATCAGCGCCGTATACGAGAGAGACGATGggaagtttgttttttttaaag GGGATAAGTTCTGGTTGTTCCGTGAGGCCAATCTAGAGCCTGGGTATCCGCAGCCGCTGAGCAGCCTGGGCTATGGCATCCCCTACGATAGAATTGACACGGCCATATTCTGGGAGCCCACCGGATACACCTACTTCTTTCGGGGAGACAG TTACTGGCGTTTCAGTGAGAAGACTCGCTCTGTAGATATAGGTTATCCCAAATCCATAAAGGTCTGGGCTGGGATTCCCGACTCCCCTAAGGGCGCCTACATGGAATCAGACACTT CTTACACGTATTTTTACAGAGGGGTCAAGTACTGGAAGTTTGACAACCAGCGACTGAAGACGGAGCCCGGATACCCCAAGTCCATGTTGAGAGACTTCATGGGCTGCCAGGAGGAAGTGTCCCGAGAGCCAGATGCTGCCCCCCGCTGGCCAGATGTGGAGCGGCCGCCATTTAACCCTGATGTTGGGCCCGAGGAGGAGGATGTCGGTGGCCATGATGTGGATGTTGTCATCCATATTGATGAATACACGCGGGCGGTCAGTGTTGCCATGGTTATTGTGCCCCTTCTCCTGCTGCTATGCGTCCTGGGATTGATCTATGTCATTGTTCAGATGCACAGGAAAGGCCCCCCCCGGTCTCTGCGATACTGCAAGCGCTCCCTGCAGGAATGGGTGTGA